The following are encoded together in the Oreochromis aureus strain Israel breed Guangdong linkage group 18, ZZ_aureus, whole genome shotgun sequence genome:
- the LOC116319173 gene encoding phosphatidylinositol 4-phosphate 5-kinase type-1 gamma-like isoform X5 produces the protein MPSPFGSSQGHEKKIGHRRVDASGETTYKKTTSSALKGAIQLGIGYTVGNLSSKPERDVLMQDFYVVESIFFPSEGSNLTPAHHFPDFRFKTYAPVAFRYFRELFGIRPDDYLYSLCNEPLIELSNPGASGSIFYVTRDDEFIIKTVLHKEAEFLQKLLPGYYMNLNQNPRTLLPKFFGLYCVQCGGKNIRVVVMNNILPRSVRMHLKFDLKGSTYKRRASKKEREKSKPTFKDLDFLSDIPEGLTLDQDTYGALVKTLQRDCLVLESFKIMDYSLLLGVHNKTQAERERQSQGSPVKGGDEKRPAGQRSLYSSAMESIQGGSTCRDTLEQDDTMGGIPAMGAKGERLLLFIGIIDILQSYRLIKKLEHSWKSLIHDGDTVSVHRPSFYAERFYKFCSTVVFKKSCSLRSSPSKRGRGVLTSKSSAGASSTGQRPSLTDERPENLDNLENLRGARSFPMLEDNGKEPPCTPPSFEDATTASIATTLSSNNSLPTTPFDTPEHPRYRRQMLSPNISRSQKEVVEVHGERQDTITVEVELSKIPKSTELTQMTEIPTSSHPAADPLLPVTASSMSSTPPSVNPCSQYSSSTLPPSFLSSSSSTTSQCSGHSSSALTSSIRPSTKPLTSPASAQSLSLSSPVCHSAAQSTGPNSSTLPPASAFTPICPASSHSYSHNSSHHLPSTPPSSVPQSPQVCQQSPRTSCNQLSVSSSHNSLDGEVQVSDIYFYADGRYWVYSPVLGRRKLNSSSSYNQTQEDRSWVYSPLHCSSESRRGSDGESEPVGVRFIHESKLNHRTDTSGRICFASLSNVNLLFLTLSPVTHRGGSIDRCSQRSSVRL, from the exons ATGCCGTCCCCATTCGGATCAAGCCAAGGGCATGAGAAGAAGATTGGCCACAGGAGGGTCGATGCCTCTGGAGAGACGACATACAAgaag ACAACCTCCTCTGCTTTGAAAGGTGCCATCCAGTTGGGTATCGGATATACTGTTGGCAACCTCAGCTCCAAGCCCGAGAGAGATGTGCTCATGCAGGACTTCTACGTGGTTGAAAGCATCTTCTTCCCCAG CGAAGGGAGTAACCTCACACCAGCCCACCACTTCCCAGACTTCAGGTTCAAAACCTACGCCCCTGTGGCCTTCCGCTACTTCAGAGAGCTTTTTGGGATCCGACCAGATGATTACCTG TATTCTCTGTGTAATGAGCCACTGATTGAGCTGTCAAATCCAGGAGCTAGTGGCTCAATTTTCTACGTGACCCGTGATGATGAGTTTATTATCAAAACTGTGCTGCACAAAGAGGCTGAGTTTCTGCAGAAATTGCTCCCTGGATACTACATG AACTTGAACCAGAACCCCCGGACTTTACTGCCAAAGTTTTTTGGCCTCTACTGTGTCCAGTGTGGAGGAAAGAACATCAGAGTGGTTGTGATGAACAATATTCTACCACGCTCCGTGCGCATGCACCTCAAGTTCGACTTAAAGGGCTCAACATACAAGCGGCGAGCATCCaagaaggaaagagagaagTCCAAACCCACTTTTAAAGACCTGGACTTTCTGAGTGATATTCCTGAAGGCCTCACACTGGACCAGGACACATACGGCGCTCTGgtcaaaacactgcaaagagaCTGCCTG GTTCTGGAGAGTTTTAAGATTATGGACTACAGTTTGCTGCTTGGGGTCCACAACAAGACccaagcagagagagagcgtcagtCTCAGGGCTCACCCGTCAAAGGAGGGGATGAAAAAAGGCCCGCAGGGCAGAGATCCTTGTATTCCAGTGCCATGGAGTCAATACAGGGAGGCTCCACATGCAGGGACACTCTGGAGCAGGATGACAC TATGGGTGGGATTCCAGCTATGGGTGCTAAAGGGGAGCGCCTCCTGCTGTTCATTGGAATCATCGACATTCTGCAGTCCTACAG GCTTATCAAGAAACTGGAGCATTCCTGGAAGTCCCTCATCCATGATGGA GACACCGTGTCAGTTCACAGACCGAGCTTCTACGCTGAGAGGTTCTACAAGTTCTGTAGCACAGTTGTCTTcaagaagagctgct CACTGCGATCGTCTCCATCCAAGAGAGGACGAGGGGTTCTAACGTCCAAGTCCAGTGCAGGAGCCAGCTCGACGGGGCAGCGTCCTTCACTGACTGATGAAAGGCCGGAAAACTTGGACAACTTGGAGAACCTAAGAGGAGCTCGCAGTTTCCCCATGCTGGAGGACAATG GGAAGGAACCGCCCTGCACCCCTCCTTCATTTGAAGATGCCACCACAGCATCTATCGCTACCACTCTGTCATCAAACAACTCCCTACCCACCACCCCATTCGATACACCTGAGCACCCTCGCTACAGGAGGCAAATGCTTTCACCAAACATTTCCAG GTCACAAAAAGAGGTAGTTGAGGTGCACGGTGAACGCCAGGACACTATAACAGTGGAGGTGGAGCTCAG TAAAATCCCAAAGAGCACGGAGCTCACACAGATGACAGAAATCCCCACATCCAGCCATCCAGCAGCTGATCCTCTGCTTCCTGTCACTGCATCATCCATGTCATCCACTCCTCCTTCTGTTAACCCCTGCTCTCAGTATTCATCCTCCACCCTTCCTCCTTCCTttttgtcctcctcctcctccaccacctctCAGTGCAGCGGGCATTCATCCTCCGCACTTACTTCATCAATCCGTCCGTCCACCAAACCACTCACATCTCCTGCTTCTGCTCAGTCTTTAAGCCTTTCTTCTCCAGTCTGTCATTCTGCTGCACAATCCACAGGTCCAAACAGCTCCACCCTTCCTCCTGCATCAGCATTCACCCCCATCTGTCCGGCATCCTCTCACTCCTACTCCCACAACTCCTCTCACCACCTGCCATCGACAcccccctcctctgtccctCAAAGCCCCCAGGTGTGTCAGCAGTCACCACGTACGTCGTGCAATCAGCTGTCTGTCTCCAGCAGCCACAACTCACTGGATGGGGAGGTGCAGGTTTCCGACATATACTTT TATGCAGATGGCAGATATTGGGTGTACTCTCCAGTTCTTGGCCGTCGTAAACTAAACTCTAGTTCAAGTTACAAT CAGACTCAGGAGGATCGGAGCTGGGTGTACTCTCCTCTGCACTGCAGCTCAGAGTCCAGACGGGGCTCAGATGGGGAGAGTGAGCCAGTAGGTGTACGGTTCATTCATGAGTCAAAGTTAAATCACAGAACAGACACGAGTGGACGCATTTGCTTTGCCAGCCTCTCTAATGTTAATCTTCTCTTTCTCACTCTTTCTCCAGTAACTCACAGAGGAGGCAGCATCGATAGGTGCAGCCAGAGGTCATCTGTGAGATTGTAA
- the LOC116319173 gene encoding phosphatidylinositol 4-phosphate 5-kinase type-1 gamma-like isoform X8 translates to MEVGTAGTGDDGSPSEAAAAGPSMQLEFGDPDSSKKAQITEMPSPFGSSQGHEKKIGHRRVDASGETTYKKTTSSALKGAIQLGIGYTVGNLSSKPERDVLMQDFYVVESIFFPSEGSNLTPAHHFPDFRFKTYAPVAFRYFRELFGIRPDDYLYSLCNEPLIELSNPGASGSIFYVTRDDEFIIKTVLHKEAEFLQKLLPGYYMNLNQNPRTLLPKFFGLYCVQCGGKNIRVVVMNNILPRSVRMHLKFDLKGSTYKRRASKKEREKSKPTFKDLDFLSDIPEGLTLDQDTYGALVKTLQRDCLVLESFKIMDYSLLLGVHNKTQAERERQSQGSPVKGGDEKRPAGQRSLYSSAMESIQGGSTCRDTLEQDDTMGGIPAMGAKGERLLLFIGIIDILQSYRLIKKLEHSWKSLIHDGDTVSVHRPSFYAERFYKFCSTVVFKKSCSLRSSPSKRGRGVLTSKSSAGASSTGQRPSLTDERPENLDNLENLRGARSFPMLEDNGKEPPCTPPSFEDATTASIATTLSSNNSLPTTPFDTPEHPRYRRQMLSPNISRSQKEVVEVHGERQDTITVEVELSKIPKSTELTQMTEIPTSSHPAADPLLPVTASSMSSTPPSVNPCSQYSSSTLPPSFLSSSSSTTSQCSGHSSSALTSSIRPSTKPLTSPASAQSLSLSSPVCHSAAQSTGPNSSTLPPASAFTPICPASSHSYSHNSSHHLPSTPPSSVPQSPQVCQQSPRTSCNQLSVSSSHNSLDGEVQVSDIYFYADGRYWVYSPVLGRRKLNSSSSYNTQEDRSWVYSPLHCSSESRRGSDGESEP, encoded by the exons ATGGAAGTGGGGACTGCGGGAACCGGGGATGACGGCAGCCCGAGCGAGGCAGCGGCCGCTGGCCCATCTATGCAGCTTGAATTCGGGGACCCTG ATTCAAGCAAGAAGGCTCAAATAACAGAG ATGCCGTCCCCATTCGGATCAAGCCAAGGGCATGAGAAGAAGATTGGCCACAGGAGGGTCGATGCCTCTGGAGAGACGACATACAAgaag ACAACCTCCTCTGCTTTGAAAGGTGCCATCCAGTTGGGTATCGGATATACTGTTGGCAACCTCAGCTCCAAGCCCGAGAGAGATGTGCTCATGCAGGACTTCTACGTGGTTGAAAGCATCTTCTTCCCCAG CGAAGGGAGTAACCTCACACCAGCCCACCACTTCCCAGACTTCAGGTTCAAAACCTACGCCCCTGTGGCCTTCCGCTACTTCAGAGAGCTTTTTGGGATCCGACCAGATGATTACCTG TATTCTCTGTGTAATGAGCCACTGATTGAGCTGTCAAATCCAGGAGCTAGTGGCTCAATTTTCTACGTGACCCGTGATGATGAGTTTATTATCAAAACTGTGCTGCACAAAGAGGCTGAGTTTCTGCAGAAATTGCTCCCTGGATACTACATG AACTTGAACCAGAACCCCCGGACTTTACTGCCAAAGTTTTTTGGCCTCTACTGTGTCCAGTGTGGAGGAAAGAACATCAGAGTGGTTGTGATGAACAATATTCTACCACGCTCCGTGCGCATGCACCTCAAGTTCGACTTAAAGGGCTCAACATACAAGCGGCGAGCATCCaagaaggaaagagagaagTCCAAACCCACTTTTAAAGACCTGGACTTTCTGAGTGATATTCCTGAAGGCCTCACACTGGACCAGGACACATACGGCGCTCTGgtcaaaacactgcaaagagaCTGCCTG GTTCTGGAGAGTTTTAAGATTATGGACTACAGTTTGCTGCTTGGGGTCCACAACAAGACccaagcagagagagagcgtcagtCTCAGGGCTCACCCGTCAAAGGAGGGGATGAAAAAAGGCCCGCAGGGCAGAGATCCTTGTATTCCAGTGCCATGGAGTCAATACAGGGAGGCTCCACATGCAGGGACACTCTGGAGCAGGATGACAC TATGGGTGGGATTCCAGCTATGGGTGCTAAAGGGGAGCGCCTCCTGCTGTTCATTGGAATCATCGACATTCTGCAGTCCTACAG GCTTATCAAGAAACTGGAGCATTCCTGGAAGTCCCTCATCCATGATGGA GACACCGTGTCAGTTCACAGACCGAGCTTCTACGCTGAGAGGTTCTACAAGTTCTGTAGCACAGTTGTCTTcaagaagagctgct CACTGCGATCGTCTCCATCCAAGAGAGGACGAGGGGTTCTAACGTCCAAGTCCAGTGCAGGAGCCAGCTCGACGGGGCAGCGTCCTTCACTGACTGATGAAAGGCCGGAAAACTTGGACAACTTGGAGAACCTAAGAGGAGCTCGCAGTTTCCCCATGCTGGAGGACAATG GGAAGGAACCGCCCTGCACCCCTCCTTCATTTGAAGATGCCACCACAGCATCTATCGCTACCACTCTGTCATCAAACAACTCCCTACCCACCACCCCATTCGATACACCTGAGCACCCTCGCTACAGGAGGCAAATGCTTTCACCAAACATTTCCAG GTCACAAAAAGAGGTAGTTGAGGTGCACGGTGAACGCCAGGACACTATAACAGTGGAGGTGGAGCTCAG TAAAATCCCAAAGAGCACGGAGCTCACACAGATGACAGAAATCCCCACATCCAGCCATCCAGCAGCTGATCCTCTGCTTCCTGTCACTGCATCATCCATGTCATCCACTCCTCCTTCTGTTAACCCCTGCTCTCAGTATTCATCCTCCACCCTTCCTCCTTCCTttttgtcctcctcctcctccaccacctctCAGTGCAGCGGGCATTCATCCTCCGCACTTACTTCATCAATCCGTCCGTCCACCAAACCACTCACATCTCCTGCTTCTGCTCAGTCTTTAAGCCTTTCTTCTCCAGTCTGTCATTCTGCTGCACAATCCACAGGTCCAAACAGCTCCACCCTTCCTCCTGCATCAGCATTCACCCCCATCTGTCCGGCATCCTCTCACTCCTACTCCCACAACTCCTCTCACCACCTGCCATCGACAcccccctcctctgtccctCAAAGCCCCCAGGTGTGTCAGCAGTCACCACGTACGTCGTGCAATCAGCTGTCTGTCTCCAGCAGCCACAACTCACTGGATGGGGAGGTGCAGGTTTCCGACATATACTTT TATGCAGATGGCAGATATTGGGTGTACTCTCCAGTTCTTGGCCGTCGTAAACTAAACTCTAGTTCAAGTTACAAT ACTCAGGAGGATCGGAGCTGGGTGTACTCTCCTCTGCACTGCAGCTCAGAGTCCAGACGGGGCTCAGATGGGGAGAGTGAGCCA TAA
- the LOC116319173 gene encoding phosphatidylinositol 4-phosphate 5-kinase type-1 gamma-like isoform X7 → MEVGTAGTGDDGSPSEAAAAGPSMQLEFGDPDSSKKAQITEMPSPFGSSQGHEKKIGHRRVDASGETTYKKTTSSALKGAIQLGIGYTVGNLSSKPERDVLMQDFYVVESIFFPSEGSNLTPAHHFPDFRFKTYAPVAFRYFRELFGIRPDDYLYSLCNEPLIELSNPGASGSIFYVTRDDEFIIKTVLHKEAEFLQKLLPGYYMNLNQNPRTLLPKFFGLYCVQCGGKNIRVVVMNNILPRSVRMHLKFDLKGSTYKRRASKKEREKSKPTFKDLDFLSDIPEGLTLDQDTYGALVKTLQRDCLVLESFKIMDYSLLLGVHNKTQAERERQSQGSPVKGGDEKRPAGQRSLYSSAMESIQGGSTCRDTLEQDDTMGGIPAMGAKGERLLLFIGIIDILQSYRLIKKLEHSWKSLIHDGDTVSVHRPSFYAERFYKFCSTVVFKKSCSLRSSPSKRGRGVLTSKSSAGASSTGQRPSLTDERPENLDNLENLRGARSFPMLEDNGKEPPCTPPSFEDATTASIATTLSSNNSLPTTPFDTPEHPRYRRQMLSPNISRSQKEVVEVHGERQDTITVEVELSKIPKSTELTQMTEIPTSSHPAADPLLPVTASSMSSTPPSVNPCSQYSSSTLPPSFLSSSSSTTSQCSGHSSSALTSSIRPSTKPLTSPASAQSLSLSSPVCHSAAQSTGPNSSTLPPASAFTPICPASSHSYSHNSSHHLPSTPPSSVPQSPQVCQQSPRTSCNQLSVSSSHNSLDGEVQVSDIYFYADGRYWVYSPVLGRRKLNSSSSYNQTQEDRSWVYSPLHCSSESRRGSDGESEP, encoded by the exons ATGGAAGTGGGGACTGCGGGAACCGGGGATGACGGCAGCCCGAGCGAGGCAGCGGCCGCTGGCCCATCTATGCAGCTTGAATTCGGGGACCCTG ATTCAAGCAAGAAGGCTCAAATAACAGAG ATGCCGTCCCCATTCGGATCAAGCCAAGGGCATGAGAAGAAGATTGGCCACAGGAGGGTCGATGCCTCTGGAGAGACGACATACAAgaag ACAACCTCCTCTGCTTTGAAAGGTGCCATCCAGTTGGGTATCGGATATACTGTTGGCAACCTCAGCTCCAAGCCCGAGAGAGATGTGCTCATGCAGGACTTCTACGTGGTTGAAAGCATCTTCTTCCCCAG CGAAGGGAGTAACCTCACACCAGCCCACCACTTCCCAGACTTCAGGTTCAAAACCTACGCCCCTGTGGCCTTCCGCTACTTCAGAGAGCTTTTTGGGATCCGACCAGATGATTACCTG TATTCTCTGTGTAATGAGCCACTGATTGAGCTGTCAAATCCAGGAGCTAGTGGCTCAATTTTCTACGTGACCCGTGATGATGAGTTTATTATCAAAACTGTGCTGCACAAAGAGGCTGAGTTTCTGCAGAAATTGCTCCCTGGATACTACATG AACTTGAACCAGAACCCCCGGACTTTACTGCCAAAGTTTTTTGGCCTCTACTGTGTCCAGTGTGGAGGAAAGAACATCAGAGTGGTTGTGATGAACAATATTCTACCACGCTCCGTGCGCATGCACCTCAAGTTCGACTTAAAGGGCTCAACATACAAGCGGCGAGCATCCaagaaggaaagagagaagTCCAAACCCACTTTTAAAGACCTGGACTTTCTGAGTGATATTCCTGAAGGCCTCACACTGGACCAGGACACATACGGCGCTCTGgtcaaaacactgcaaagagaCTGCCTG GTTCTGGAGAGTTTTAAGATTATGGACTACAGTTTGCTGCTTGGGGTCCACAACAAGACccaagcagagagagagcgtcagtCTCAGGGCTCACCCGTCAAAGGAGGGGATGAAAAAAGGCCCGCAGGGCAGAGATCCTTGTATTCCAGTGCCATGGAGTCAATACAGGGAGGCTCCACATGCAGGGACACTCTGGAGCAGGATGACAC TATGGGTGGGATTCCAGCTATGGGTGCTAAAGGGGAGCGCCTCCTGCTGTTCATTGGAATCATCGACATTCTGCAGTCCTACAG GCTTATCAAGAAACTGGAGCATTCCTGGAAGTCCCTCATCCATGATGGA GACACCGTGTCAGTTCACAGACCGAGCTTCTACGCTGAGAGGTTCTACAAGTTCTGTAGCACAGTTGTCTTcaagaagagctgct CACTGCGATCGTCTCCATCCAAGAGAGGACGAGGGGTTCTAACGTCCAAGTCCAGTGCAGGAGCCAGCTCGACGGGGCAGCGTCCTTCACTGACTGATGAAAGGCCGGAAAACTTGGACAACTTGGAGAACCTAAGAGGAGCTCGCAGTTTCCCCATGCTGGAGGACAATG GGAAGGAACCGCCCTGCACCCCTCCTTCATTTGAAGATGCCACCACAGCATCTATCGCTACCACTCTGTCATCAAACAACTCCCTACCCACCACCCCATTCGATACACCTGAGCACCCTCGCTACAGGAGGCAAATGCTTTCACCAAACATTTCCAG GTCACAAAAAGAGGTAGTTGAGGTGCACGGTGAACGCCAGGACACTATAACAGTGGAGGTGGAGCTCAG TAAAATCCCAAAGAGCACGGAGCTCACACAGATGACAGAAATCCCCACATCCAGCCATCCAGCAGCTGATCCTCTGCTTCCTGTCACTGCATCATCCATGTCATCCACTCCTCCTTCTGTTAACCCCTGCTCTCAGTATTCATCCTCCACCCTTCCTCCTTCCTttttgtcctcctcctcctccaccacctctCAGTGCAGCGGGCATTCATCCTCCGCACTTACTTCATCAATCCGTCCGTCCACCAAACCACTCACATCTCCTGCTTCTGCTCAGTCTTTAAGCCTTTCTTCTCCAGTCTGTCATTCTGCTGCACAATCCACAGGTCCAAACAGCTCCACCCTTCCTCCTGCATCAGCATTCACCCCCATCTGTCCGGCATCCTCTCACTCCTACTCCCACAACTCCTCTCACCACCTGCCATCGACAcccccctcctctgtccctCAAAGCCCCCAGGTGTGTCAGCAGTCACCACGTACGTCGTGCAATCAGCTGTCTGTCTCCAGCAGCCACAACTCACTGGATGGGGAGGTGCAGGTTTCCGACATATACTTT TATGCAGATGGCAGATATTGGGTGTACTCTCCAGTTCTTGGCCGTCGTAAACTAAACTCTAGTTCAAGTTACAAT CAGACTCAGGAGGATCGGAGCTGGGTGTACTCTCCTCTGCACTGCAGCTCAGAGTCCAGACGGGGCTCAGATGGGGAGAGTGAGCCA TAA
- the LOC116319173 gene encoding phosphatidylinositol 4-phosphate 5-kinase type-1 gamma-like isoform X10, with protein MEVGTAGTGDDGSPSEAAAAGPSMQLEFGDPDSSKKAQITEMPSPFGSSQGHEKKIGHRRVDASGETTYKKTTSSALKGAIQLGIGYTVGNLSSKPERDVLMQDFYVVESIFFPSEGSNLTPAHHFPDFRFKTYAPVAFRYFRELFGIRPDDYLYSLCNEPLIELSNPGASGSIFYVTRDDEFIIKTVLHKEAEFLQKLLPGYYMNLNQNPRTLLPKFFGLYCVQCGGKNIRVVVMNNILPRSVRMHLKFDLKGSTYKRRASKKEREKSKPTFKDLDFLSDIPEGLTLDQDTYGALVKTLQRDCLVLESFKIMDYSLLLGVHNKTQAERERQSQGSPVKGGDEKRPAGQRSLYSSAMESIQGGSTCRDTLEQDDTMGGIPAMGAKGERLLLFIGIIDILQSYRLIKKLEHSWKSLIHDGDTVSVHRPSFYAERFYKFCSTVVFKKSCSLRSSPSKRGRGVLTSKSSAGASSTGQRPSLTDERPENLDNLENLRGARSFPMLEDNGKEPPCTPPSFEDATTASIATTLSSNNSLPTTPFDTPEHPRYRRQMLSPNISRSQKEVVEVHGERQDTITVEVELSKIPKSTELTQMTEIPTSSHPAADPLLPVTASSMSSTPPSVNPCSQYSSSTLPPSFLSSSSSTTSQCSGHSSSALTSSIRPSTKPLTSPASAQSLSLSSPVCHSAAQSTGPNSSTLPPASAFTPICPASSHSYSHNSSHHLPSTPPSSVPQSPQVCQQSPRTSCNQLSVSSSHNSLDGEVQVSDIYF; from the exons ATGGAAGTGGGGACTGCGGGAACCGGGGATGACGGCAGCCCGAGCGAGGCAGCGGCCGCTGGCCCATCTATGCAGCTTGAATTCGGGGACCCTG ATTCAAGCAAGAAGGCTCAAATAACAGAG ATGCCGTCCCCATTCGGATCAAGCCAAGGGCATGAGAAGAAGATTGGCCACAGGAGGGTCGATGCCTCTGGAGAGACGACATACAAgaag ACAACCTCCTCTGCTTTGAAAGGTGCCATCCAGTTGGGTATCGGATATACTGTTGGCAACCTCAGCTCCAAGCCCGAGAGAGATGTGCTCATGCAGGACTTCTACGTGGTTGAAAGCATCTTCTTCCCCAG CGAAGGGAGTAACCTCACACCAGCCCACCACTTCCCAGACTTCAGGTTCAAAACCTACGCCCCTGTGGCCTTCCGCTACTTCAGAGAGCTTTTTGGGATCCGACCAGATGATTACCTG TATTCTCTGTGTAATGAGCCACTGATTGAGCTGTCAAATCCAGGAGCTAGTGGCTCAATTTTCTACGTGACCCGTGATGATGAGTTTATTATCAAAACTGTGCTGCACAAAGAGGCTGAGTTTCTGCAGAAATTGCTCCCTGGATACTACATG AACTTGAACCAGAACCCCCGGACTTTACTGCCAAAGTTTTTTGGCCTCTACTGTGTCCAGTGTGGAGGAAAGAACATCAGAGTGGTTGTGATGAACAATATTCTACCACGCTCCGTGCGCATGCACCTCAAGTTCGACTTAAAGGGCTCAACATACAAGCGGCGAGCATCCaagaaggaaagagagaagTCCAAACCCACTTTTAAAGACCTGGACTTTCTGAGTGATATTCCTGAAGGCCTCACACTGGACCAGGACACATACGGCGCTCTGgtcaaaacactgcaaagagaCTGCCTG GTTCTGGAGAGTTTTAAGATTATGGACTACAGTTTGCTGCTTGGGGTCCACAACAAGACccaagcagagagagagcgtcagtCTCAGGGCTCACCCGTCAAAGGAGGGGATGAAAAAAGGCCCGCAGGGCAGAGATCCTTGTATTCCAGTGCCATGGAGTCAATACAGGGAGGCTCCACATGCAGGGACACTCTGGAGCAGGATGACAC TATGGGTGGGATTCCAGCTATGGGTGCTAAAGGGGAGCGCCTCCTGCTGTTCATTGGAATCATCGACATTCTGCAGTCCTACAG GCTTATCAAGAAACTGGAGCATTCCTGGAAGTCCCTCATCCATGATGGA GACACCGTGTCAGTTCACAGACCGAGCTTCTACGCTGAGAGGTTCTACAAGTTCTGTAGCACAGTTGTCTTcaagaagagctgct CACTGCGATCGTCTCCATCCAAGAGAGGACGAGGGGTTCTAACGTCCAAGTCCAGTGCAGGAGCCAGCTCGACGGGGCAGCGTCCTTCACTGACTGATGAAAGGCCGGAAAACTTGGACAACTTGGAGAACCTAAGAGGAGCTCGCAGTTTCCCCATGCTGGAGGACAATG GGAAGGAACCGCCCTGCACCCCTCCTTCATTTGAAGATGCCACCACAGCATCTATCGCTACCACTCTGTCATCAAACAACTCCCTACCCACCACCCCATTCGATACACCTGAGCACCCTCGCTACAGGAGGCAAATGCTTTCACCAAACATTTCCAG GTCACAAAAAGAGGTAGTTGAGGTGCACGGTGAACGCCAGGACACTATAACAGTGGAGGTGGAGCTCAG TAAAATCCCAAAGAGCACGGAGCTCACACAGATGACAGAAATCCCCACATCCAGCCATCCAGCAGCTGATCCTCTGCTTCCTGTCACTGCATCATCCATGTCATCCACTCCTCCTTCTGTTAACCCCTGCTCTCAGTATTCATCCTCCACCCTTCCTCCTTCCTttttgtcctcctcctcctccaccacctctCAGTGCAGCGGGCATTCATCCTCCGCACTTACTTCATCAATCCGTCCGTCCACCAAACCACTCACATCTCCTGCTTCTGCTCAGTCTTTAAGCCTTTCTTCTCCAGTCTGTCATTCTGCTGCACAATCCACAGGTCCAAACAGCTCCACCCTTCCTCCTGCATCAGCATTCACCCCCATCTGTCCGGCATCCTCTCACTCCTACTCCCACAACTCCTCTCACCACCTGCCATCGACAcccccctcctctgtccctCAAAGCCCCCAGGTGTGTCAGCAGTCACCACGTACGTCGTGCAATCAGCTGTCTGTCTCCAGCAGCCACAACTCACTGGATGGGGAGGTGCAGGTTTCCGACATATACTTT TAA